The Streptomyces phaeolivaceus genome has a window encoding:
- a CDS encoding glycoside hydrolase family 53 protein — protein MFHARRALRALLVPLFAGLALTTLPATSASAASTLTNGGFESDGTGTATPAGWSTYSAAGQNSASFTESGGHGGSYRLSHYAASAYKVETYQYLSGLTNGNYKLTAWVRSGGGQNSAYLALKNCGSAEQRTDIPVSSSGWIRIVTSIAVTNNQCTISVNSDANAGNWINVDDLTFASGTTGLSVKGSDVSSLIKSEAKGGVYKNSSGTTGDALAILRSAGQNYARVKVWVNPADGYNNKTRVLAAAKRIKAQGMKLLVDFHYSDTWADPGAQTVPSAWTGHSYSQLRTDVYNHTYDVLNALKSQGTTADMVQVGNEINGGMLWSAGSTSNWSQLAGLLNSGYDAVKAVNSGTQVALHLAKGGDLSGTRWWFDNAVSNGVKFDVIGLSYYGYWHGTLADFQTTLDDAASRYAKPVFLAETAYPFRLDSKDSHENIIDLSGELVSGYPATTAGQTRWMKDVASIVEAVPNGRGLGIFYWESTWTAVSGNGWDPTDAASGNGWENQALFGYDDRALPAVAWFSHR, from the coding sequence ATGTTCCACGCGAGACGCGCCCTCAGGGCCCTGCTGGTACCGCTGTTCGCAGGCCTGGCGCTCACCACCCTGCCCGCCACCTCGGCCTCGGCCGCCTCCACGCTCACCAACGGAGGCTTCGAGTCCGACGGCACCGGGACCGCGACGCCGGCCGGCTGGTCGACGTACTCGGCTGCCGGGCAGAACTCCGCCTCCTTCACCGAGTCCGGTGGCCACGGCGGCAGTTACCGCCTCTCCCACTACGCGGCCTCGGCCTACAAGGTGGAGACCTACCAGTACCTCTCCGGCCTCACCAACGGGAACTACAAGCTCACCGCGTGGGTGCGCTCCGGCGGCGGCCAGAACTCCGCGTACCTCGCGCTGAAGAACTGCGGCAGCGCCGAACAGCGCACCGACATCCCGGTGTCGTCCAGCGGCTGGATCCGGATCGTCACCTCCATCGCGGTGACCAACAACCAGTGCACCATCAGCGTCAACTCCGACGCCAACGCCGGGAACTGGATCAACGTCGACGACCTGACCTTCGCGTCCGGTACGACGGGCCTGTCCGTCAAGGGCTCCGACGTGTCCTCGCTCATCAAGAGCGAGGCCAAGGGCGGTGTCTACAAGAACAGTTCCGGTACGACGGGCGACGCGCTCGCCATCCTCAGGAGCGCCGGGCAGAACTACGCCCGAGTCAAGGTCTGGGTGAACCCGGCCGACGGCTACAACAACAAGACCCGCGTGCTCGCCGCCGCCAAGCGGATCAAGGCGCAGGGCATGAAGCTGCTGGTCGACTTCCACTACTCGGACACCTGGGCCGACCCGGGCGCCCAGACCGTGCCGTCCGCGTGGACCGGCCACAGCTACAGCCAGCTGCGGACGGACGTCTACAACCACACCTACGACGTCCTCAACGCCCTCAAGTCCCAGGGCACCACCGCCGACATGGTCCAGGTCGGCAACGAGATCAACGGCGGCATGCTGTGGTCGGCCGGCTCCACCTCCAACTGGTCGCAGCTCGCCGGACTGCTCAACTCCGGCTACGACGCGGTCAAGGCGGTCAACTCCGGCACCCAGGTCGCGCTGCACCTCGCCAAGGGCGGCGACCTGTCCGGCACCCGCTGGTGGTTCGACAACGCGGTTTCCAACGGTGTGAAGTTCGACGTCATCGGCCTGTCGTACTACGGCTACTGGCACGGCACGCTCGCCGACTTCCAGACCACGCTGGACGACGCGGCCTCCCGCTACGCCAAGCCGGTGTTCCTCGCCGAGACGGCCTACCCGTTCCGGCTGGACAGTAAGGACTCGCACGAGAACATCATCGATCTGAGCGGCGAGCTGGTGTCCGGTTACCCGGCCACGACCGCCGGTCAGACACGGTGGATGAAGGACGTCGCGAGCATCGTCGAGGCCGTGCCGAACGGCCGGGGCCTCGGCATCTTCTACTGGGAGTCGACGTGGACCGCCGTCTCGGGCAACGGGTGGGACCCGACCGACGCGGCCTCCGGCAACGGCTGGGAGAACCAGGCGCTGTTCGGGTACGACGACCGGGCGCTCCCGGCGGTGGCATGGTTCAGCCACCGCTAG
- a CDS encoding extracellular solute-binding protein, with translation MSDITKHRRFVATAVAVTLGATTLAACGGSDDDGEAQSGPAKLTYWTWTPGMDKVVDLWNKGPGKEQQITVTVKKQASGDTLVTKILTAHKAGKGPDLVQAEYQALPTLVSNDAVADIAGEAGDAKGRFADGVWQQTTLGSDAVYAIPQDIGPMMFYYREDLFKKYGLEVPKTWDEFADTARKLKKEDADVDLTTFSANDSGLFAGLAQQAGAEWWTTEGQKWKVGIDDTATQRVADFWGGLVKEGAVDNQPMYTPAWNKALNTGKQIAWVSAVWAPGTLTTAAPDTEGKWKVAPLPQWSASENTTGSWGGSSTAVTTDSENKGAAAKFATWLNTDPEALTALAKEGGIYPAATTAQTSDAFAEPPAYFSNQADFYTVASEIAKTTAPSAWGPNVNVAYTTFKDAFGAAAKNKSDFGAALKTMQDDTVADMKKQGFEVAE, from the coding sequence ATGTCCGACATCACGAAGCACCGGCGCTTTGTGGCCACTGCCGTCGCGGTCACGCTCGGCGCCACCACACTCGCCGCCTGTGGCGGGTCCGACGACGACGGCGAGGCCCAGTCGGGGCCGGCGAAGCTGACGTACTGGACCTGGACGCCGGGCATGGACAAGGTCGTGGACCTGTGGAACAAGGGTCCCGGCAAGGAGCAGCAGATCACCGTCACGGTGAAGAAGCAGGCCTCCGGCGACACCCTCGTCACCAAGATCCTCACCGCGCACAAGGCGGGCAAGGGCCCGGACCTGGTGCAGGCCGAGTACCAGGCACTGCCGACGCTGGTCAGCAATGACGCGGTCGCCGACATCGCGGGCGAGGCGGGCGACGCGAAGGGCAGGTTCGCCGACGGCGTCTGGCAGCAGACCACGCTGGGCTCGGACGCCGTGTACGCGATACCGCAGGACATCGGGCCGATGATGTTCTACTACCGCGAGGACCTGTTCAAGAAGTACGGCCTCGAAGTCCCCAAGACCTGGGACGAGTTCGCCGACACCGCGCGGAAGCTCAAGAAGGAGGACGCGGACGTCGACCTCACCACCTTCTCCGCGAACGACTCCGGTCTCTTCGCCGGTCTCGCCCAGCAGGCGGGCGCCGAGTGGTGGACCACCGAGGGCCAGAAGTGGAAGGTCGGCATCGACGACACGGCGACGCAGCGGGTCGCCGACTTCTGGGGCGGCCTCGTCAAGGAGGGCGCCGTCGACAACCAGCCGATGTACACCCCGGCCTGGAACAAGGCGCTCAACACCGGCAAGCAGATCGCCTGGGTCAGCGCGGTGTGGGCGCCGGGCACGCTGACCACGGCCGCGCCGGACACCGAGGGCAAGTGGAAGGTGGCGCCGCTGCCGCAGTGGTCGGCCTCCGAGAACACCACCGGCAGCTGGGGCGGTTCCTCGACCGCCGTCACCACCGACTCCGAGAACAAGGGGGCCGCCGCCAAGTTCGCCACCTGGCTGAACACGGACCCCGAGGCGCTGACCGCGCTGGCGAAGGAGGGCGGCATCTACCCGGCCGCCACCACCGCGCAGACCAGTGACGCGTTCGCCGAGCCGCCGGCCTACTTCTCCAACCAGGCCGACTTCTACACCGTGGCCTCCGAGATCGCCAAGACCACGGCGCCCTCCGCGTGGGGCCCGAACGTGAACGTCGCCTACACCACCTTCAAGGACGCGTTCGGCGCCGCCGCCAAGAACAAGTCGGACTTCGGCGCCGCCCTGAAGACGATGCAGGACGACACGGTCGCCGACATGAAGAAGCAGGGCTTCGAGGTCGCGGAGTGA
- a CDS encoding carbohydrate ABC transporter permease, translating into MTSARRRSYGVKGAPYAHPSPTTTLKRARSAPYFFLLPATILFALFFALPIGYAVWLSLHKVQVKGLGLGSGARSEVWAGFENHTDALTDSELLDGALRVLGYGAIVVPVMLGLALVFALMLDSDKVRLAPFTRLAIFLPYAVPGVVAALLWGFLYLPDVSPFYFVLEKLGLPQPELLDGGGLYAALSNIAIWGGTGFNMIVIYTSLQAIPAEVYEAAKLDGATPLQIALRIKIPMVASSLVLTFFFSIIATLQVFSEPTTLKPLTNSVSTTWSPLMKVHRDAFGEGDIYSAAAGAVIIAVATLVLSFGFLRAANSRTKQEAAR; encoded by the coding sequence GTGACGAGCGCACGCCGGAGGTCGTACGGGGTCAAGGGCGCCCCGTACGCCCACCCGTCTCCCACCACCACCCTCAAACGAGCGCGAAGCGCCCCCTATTTTTTCCTCCTCCCCGCGACGATCCTGTTCGCCCTCTTCTTCGCGCTCCCGATCGGCTACGCGGTCTGGCTCAGCCTGCACAAGGTGCAGGTCAAGGGGCTGGGCCTCGGCTCGGGTGCGCGGAGCGAGGTGTGGGCGGGCTTCGAGAACCACACCGACGCCCTGACCGACTCCGAGTTGCTGGACGGCGCGCTGCGCGTCCTCGGCTACGGCGCGATCGTGGTCCCGGTCATGCTCGGACTCGCGCTCGTCTTCGCCCTCATGCTGGACAGCGACAAGGTGCGCCTCGCCCCCTTCACCCGGCTGGCGATCTTCCTGCCGTACGCGGTTCCCGGTGTCGTGGCCGCCCTGCTCTGGGGCTTCCTCTACCTCCCGGACGTCAGCCCCTTCTACTTCGTGCTGGAGAAGCTGGGTCTCCCCCAGCCGGAGCTGCTCGACGGCGGCGGTCTGTACGCGGCCCTGTCGAACATCGCGATCTGGGGCGGCACCGGCTTCAACATGATCGTCATCTACACCTCGCTGCAGGCGATCCCCGCCGAGGTGTACGAGGCCGCGAAGCTGGACGGCGCGACGCCGTTGCAGATCGCCCTGCGGATCAAGATCCCGATGGTGGCGTCCTCGCTGGTGCTGACCTTCTTCTTCTCGATCATCGCCACGCTCCAGGTGTTCAGCGAGCCCACCACCCTCAAGCCCCTCACCAACTCGGTCTCCACGACGTGGAGTCCGCTGATGAAGGTGCACCGGGACGCCTTCGGCGAGGGCGACATCTACTCGGCGGCGGCCGGTGCGGTGATCATCGCCGTGGCCACGCTGGTCCTCTCCTTCGGCTTCCTGAGGGCCGCGAACTCCCGTACGAAGCAGGAGGCAGCACGATGA
- a CDS encoding VOC family protein — translation MNSDSNHRGTENARHRGTENAISSHSVFGAPCWVSLTSRDLPATENFYSAVLSWRWRTAKLGDHFRIALADGVPVAGIAGVASLWQMAVAWTPYFAVSDADAAASRARERGGTVAVGPLSFPPGRAALLADRHGASFGIWEGALFTDWETWRKAAPAFIRLHTRDAFDAAIFYGEVLEWATEKPGCCEVHYEGNEVVLRSEGEVVARISSGALEAAPDPTIRPHWQVHFSVSDVAACVDSAQHHGGTILTHQPHEAVLRDPDGAQFTITSRGER, via the coding sequence ATGAACAGCGACAGCAATCACCGGGGCACGGAGAACGCCCGTCACCGAGGCACGGAGAACGCCATCTCCAGCCACTCCGTCTTCGGCGCGCCCTGCTGGGTGAGCCTCACCAGCCGGGATCTGCCGGCCACGGAGAACTTCTACTCCGCCGTGCTGAGCTGGCGCTGGCGTACGGCCAAGCTCGGCGACCACTTCCGGATCGCGCTGGCGGACGGCGTGCCGGTCGCCGGGATCGCCGGGGTGGCGTCCCTGTGGCAGATGGCGGTGGCCTGGACCCCGTACTTCGCCGTCTCCGACGCGGACGCGGCGGCCTCCCGGGCCAGGGAGCGCGGCGGCACGGTCGCGGTCGGCCCGCTCTCCTTCCCGCCCGGCCGCGCGGCCCTGCTGGCGGACCGGCACGGGGCGTCCTTCGGGATCTGGGAGGGCGCGCTGTTCACCGACTGGGAGACCTGGCGCAAGGCGGCCCCGGCCTTCATCCGGCTGCACACCCGGGACGCCTTCGACGCGGCGATCTTCTACGGCGAGGTCCTGGAGTGGGCCACCGAGAAACCGGGCTGCTGCGAGGTCCACTACGAGGGCAACGAGGTCGTGCTGCGCAGCGAGGGCGAGGTGGTGGCCCGGATCAGCTCGGGCGCGCTGGAGGCCGCCCCCGACCCCACGATCCGGCCGCACTGGCAGGTCCACTTCTCCGTCTCCGATGTGGCCGCCTGCGTCGATTCCGCCCAGCACCACGGCGGCACGATCCTCACCCACCAGCCGCACGAGGCGGTGCTCCGCGATCCGGACGGCGCCCAGTTCACGATCACCTCGCGCGGCGAGCGCTGA
- a CDS encoding LacI family DNA-binding transcriptional regulator, translated as MTMSNTGGRRKPPTIHDVAREAGVSRGTVSRVLNGGHYVSPTAAEAVNAAIRRTGYVVNRHARSLITGRSDSIGFLLTEPQEKLFEDPNFNVLLRGCTQALAAHDIPLLLMVAGTEDERRRITRYITAGHVDGVLLVSSHSGNPVAQELREAGIPLVQCGKPMAPGSKVSYVAADDRDGARDMVRHLLSLGRRRIGVVTGPLDTPGGVDRLAGYKEVLTEAGVDIDERLIVSGDYSRASGEAGTDRLLAQAPDMDAVFVASDLMAQGALAALRRAGRRIPEDVSVGGFDDSAAATEAVPALTTIRQPYDRISNEMVRVLLAQIGGEDPAAVILPTELVRREST; from the coding sequence ATGACCATGAGCAACACGGGGGGCAGGCGCAAGCCGCCGACCATTCACGACGTGGCGCGCGAGGCGGGAGTCTCCCGGGGGACGGTCTCGCGCGTGCTCAACGGCGGTCACTACGTCAGCCCGACGGCCGCCGAGGCGGTCAACGCCGCGATCCGCAGAACGGGTTATGTCGTCAACCGGCACGCCCGCTCGCTGATCACGGGCCGCTCGGACTCGATCGGTTTCCTGCTGACGGAACCGCAGGAGAAACTGTTCGAGGACCCCAACTTCAATGTCCTGCTGCGGGGTTGCACGCAGGCGCTGGCCGCGCACGACATCCCGCTGCTGCTGATGGTGGCCGGCACGGAGGACGAGCGGCGGCGGATCACGCGGTACATCACGGCGGGCCATGTCGACGGGGTGCTGCTGGTGTCCAGCCACTCCGGGAACCCGGTCGCCCAGGAACTCCGGGAGGCGGGCATCCCGCTCGTGCAGTGCGGCAAGCCCATGGCGCCCGGCTCGAAGGTGAGCTATGTGGCCGCCGACGACCGGGACGGCGCCCGGGACATGGTCCGCCATCTGCTGTCGCTGGGCCGCCGCCGCATCGGTGTCGTCACCGGTCCGCTGGACACCCCCGGCGGTGTCGACCGGCTCGCCGGGTACAAGGAGGTCCTCACCGAGGCGGGCGTCGACATCGACGAGCGGCTCATCGTCTCCGGCGACTACAGCCGGGCCAGCGGCGAGGCGGGCACCGACCGGCTGCTCGCCCAGGCACCCGACATGGACGCCGTGTTCGTCGCCTCCGACCTGATGGCACAGGGCGCCCTCGCCGCGCTGCGCCGGGCGGGCCGCCGGATCCCCGAGGACGTCTCCGTCGGCGGCTTCGACGACTCCGCCGCCGCGACGGAGGCCGTCCCCGCCCTCACCACCATCCGCCAGCCCTACGACCGCATCAGCAACGAGATGGTCCGCGTCCTCCTGGCCCAGATCGGCGGCGAGGACCCGGCAGCGGTGATCCTGCCTACGGAACTGGTACGACGCGAGTCGACGTGA
- a CDS encoding carbohydrate ABC transporter permease — MSSPAVRKTAPAAGTTPGTAQGPPLRRRIALVPTLTLLLGAIYCLLPVAWVLIAATKSGSELFSTFTFLPGTGFADNLSDLNAYRDGIYWQWMGNSALYAGVGALLSTAVSAISGYALAIYRFKGREAVFNILMAGVLMPPVILAIPQYLLMAKADLADSYWSVLLPLVLSPYGVYLSRIYAAAAVPSDVVEAGRMDGASEWRIFTRIALPMMVPGLVTVFLFQFVAVWNNFLLPYIMLSDDEKFPITLGLFTLLEQGANTPALYTLVITGALLAVIPLIALFLVIQRFWSLDLLSGAVKS; from the coding sequence ATGAGTTCTCCTGCCGTCCGCAAGACCGCCCCGGCGGCCGGGACCACGCCCGGCACCGCCCAGGGCCCGCCGCTGCGCCGCCGGATCGCCCTCGTTCCGACGCTCACCCTGCTGCTGGGCGCGATCTACTGTCTGCTGCCCGTGGCCTGGGTGCTGATCGCCGCCACCAAGTCGGGCAGCGAACTGTTCTCCACCTTCACCTTCCTGCCGGGCACCGGCTTCGCGGACAACCTGTCCGACCTCAACGCCTACCGCGACGGCATCTACTGGCAGTGGATGGGCAACTCCGCCCTCTACGCCGGCGTCGGCGCCCTGCTGTCCACCGCCGTCTCGGCGATCAGCGGCTACGCGCTCGCGATCTACCGCTTCAAGGGCCGTGAGGCCGTCTTCAACATCCTGATGGCGGGCGTGCTGATGCCACCGGTGATCCTCGCGATCCCGCAGTACCTGCTGATGGCGAAGGCCGACCTGGCGGACTCCTACTGGTCGGTGCTGCTGCCGCTGGTCCTCTCCCCGTACGGCGTCTATCTGTCCCGGATCTACGCCGCTGCCGCCGTCCCCTCCGACGTGGTCGAGGCCGGGCGGATGGACGGGGCGAGCGAGTGGCGGATCTTCACCCGGATCGCGCTGCCGATGATGGTGCCGGGTCTGGTGACGGTGTTCCTGTTCCAGTTCGTGGCCGTCTGGAACAACTTCCTGCTGCCGTACATCATGCTCAGCGACGACGAGAAGTTCCCGATCACCCTGGGCCTGTTCACGCTTCTCGAACAGGGCGCGAACACGCCGGCGCTCTACACGCTGGTGATCACGGGCGCGCTGCTCGCGGTGATCCCGCTGATCGCGCTCTTCCTGGTCATCCAGCGGTTCTGGAGCCTCGATCTCCTCTCCGGAGCCGTAAAGTCATGA
- a CDS encoding beta-galactosidase has translation MPETTPTGLTRLAFGGDYNPEQWPESVWHEDVRLMREAGVTMVSVGIFSWALLETSRGVYDFGWLDRLLDLLHENGIRVDLGTPTVVPPVWFYREHPEALPVTADGTRYEFGSRGAICHSNTDYRAAAAHITTKLAERYADHPALALWHVHNEYGVPVSACYCDSCAAHFRRWLERTYGTVDAVNEAWGTAFWGQHYTDFAQINPPRVAPTVGNPGQALDYKRFADETVRENFVAERDILHRLAPGIPVTTNFMTALSQCDSLDYWAWGREVDLVTNDHYLITDGRRTHVNLAMAADLTRSVGGGAPWLLLEHSTSGVNWQARNPAKAPGQMARNSLAHVARGSDGAMFFQWRQSRRGAEKFHSAMLPQAGTDSRVWREVVELGTSLDSLSRIRGSRTVADVAVLWDWHSWWAQNLAWRPSEDHEARERADAFYEALYDGHLTVDFAHPEADLSAYPLVVVPALYLMTQAAGDNLKAYVENGGTLVVSYFSGIVDEHDAVHEGPYPGALRDVLGLTVEEFSPLLGGESVRITGPDGSELTGDVWTEFVVPRGAEPVWTYADGLAADRPAVTRHRLGEGSAWYVSTRLDAHGLDALLGWAADDAGIAPRADLPRDVEVVRRAGESGDFLFVINHTALDAKVPLDAAGTELLTGERAAGRLAVPAGGVRVVRLDA, from the coding sequence ATGCCGGAGACCACCCCCACGGGCCTCACCAGGCTCGCCTTCGGTGGGGACTACAACCCCGAGCAGTGGCCGGAATCCGTCTGGCACGAGGACGTCCGGCTGATGCGCGAGGCCGGCGTCACGATGGTGAGTGTCGGCATCTTCTCCTGGGCCCTGCTGGAGACCTCGCGCGGCGTGTACGACTTCGGCTGGCTCGACCGGCTGCTCGACCTGCTGCACGAGAACGGCATCCGCGTCGACCTCGGCACCCCCACCGTCGTCCCGCCCGTCTGGTTCTACCGCGAGCACCCCGAGGCGCTGCCCGTGACCGCCGACGGCACCCGCTACGAGTTCGGCTCACGCGGCGCCATCTGCCACAGCAACACCGACTACCGGGCCGCCGCCGCGCACATCACCACCAAGCTCGCCGAGCGCTACGCCGACCACCCGGCACTCGCCCTCTGGCACGTCCACAACGAGTACGGCGTCCCCGTCTCCGCCTGCTACTGCGACTCCTGCGCCGCGCACTTCCGCCGCTGGCTGGAGCGGACGTACGGCACGGTCGACGCGGTCAACGAGGCCTGGGGCACCGCCTTCTGGGGCCAGCACTACACCGACTTCGCGCAGATCAACCCGCCGCGCGTGGCCCCCACGGTCGGAAACCCCGGCCAGGCCCTCGACTACAAGCGGTTCGCCGACGAGACCGTCCGCGAGAACTTCGTCGCCGAGCGGGACATCCTGCACCGCCTCGCGCCCGGCATCCCGGTCACCACCAACTTCATGACCGCGCTCAGCCAGTGCGACTCCCTCGACTACTGGGCCTGGGGCCGCGAGGTCGACCTCGTCACCAACGACCACTACCTGATCACCGACGGCCGCCGCACCCACGTCAACCTCGCCATGGCCGCCGACCTCACCCGCTCGGTCGGCGGCGGCGCCCCCTGGCTGCTCCTGGAGCACTCCACCTCGGGCGTCAACTGGCAGGCCCGCAACCCCGCCAAGGCCCCCGGCCAGATGGCCCGCAACTCCCTCGCCCATGTGGCGCGCGGCTCCGACGGCGCCATGTTCTTCCAGTGGCGGCAGTCCCGGCGCGGCGCCGAGAAGTTCCACTCGGCGATGCTCCCGCAGGCCGGCACCGACTCGCGCGTGTGGCGCGAGGTCGTCGAACTGGGCACCTCCCTCGACTCGTTGAGCCGGATCCGGGGCAGCCGGACCGTCGCCGACGTGGCCGTCCTGTGGGACTGGCACTCCTGGTGGGCGCAGAACCTCGCCTGGCGCCCCAGCGAGGACCACGAGGCCCGCGAACGCGCCGACGCCTTCTACGAGGCCCTCTACGACGGCCACCTCACCGTCGACTTCGCCCACCCGGAAGCCGACTTGTCGGCCTATCCCCTGGTCGTCGTCCCCGCGCTGTATCTGATGACGCAGGCGGCGGGCGACAACCTCAAGGCGTACGTCGAGAACGGCGGCACCCTCGTCGTCTCCTACTTCTCCGGCATCGTCGACGAGCACGACGCCGTCCACGAGGGCCCCTACCCCGGCGCCCTGCGCGACGTGCTCGGCCTGACCGTCGAGGAGTTCTCACCCCTGCTCGGCGGCGAGAGCGTCCGCATCACCGGCCCCGACGGCTCCGAACTCACCGGTGACGTCTGGACCGAGTTCGTGGTGCCGCGCGGCGCCGAACCCGTGTGGACGTACGCCGACGGCCTCGCCGCCGACCGGCCCGCCGTCACCCGGCACCGGCTCGGCGAGGGCTCCGCCTGGTACGTGTCGACCCGGCTCGACGCGCACGGCCTGGACGCGCTGCTCGGCTGGGCCGCCGACGACGCCGGCATCGCGCCCCGCGCCGACCTGCCCCGCGACGTCGAAGTGGTGCGCCGCGCCGGGGAGTCGGGCGACTTCCTGTTCGTGATCAACCACACCGCGCTGGACGCGAAGGTGCCGCTGGACGCGGCCGGCACCGAACTCCTCACCGGCGAACGCGCGGCGGGCCGCCTCGCCGTACCCGCAGGGGGCGTCCGGGTCGTACGCCTCGACGCCTGA
- a CDS encoding MFS transporter: MADMKERSGPGPAASGPAAPHQTLALAAMLFAVSMTFIDQTIVAIAAPSIVDELDLSSSGIQWVVNAYLLALAAFFALGGRLADILGHRRMMVIGTLIFVISSVLCGCVPDDSFAVSWLIVFRATQGLGAALMFPAALAVVVAVFPVDKRGRALALFFGLSGALTALGPLLGGWLTGWTWRAIFWVNVPVAIIALVLTALAHIPHQARRERLDLPGAVLVALGMGLSVLGLQQASAWGWSSFATWACVIGGLAVLVLFCAYELRVDEPLIKLHVFRDKAFGVDAAVLFFAMLAFVPLFFFASVYAQVSLSASPNQAALFLLYFFIGFAIASQWGGRILDKRGARPALKLGTALGAVGFALWANKLTDLSMHDQWPYVALAGAGIGFLLAPASTDAVNRSLNASYGEVTGITQTVRNYAAAVGMAVYGTILTHVTTDKVVETLTSRGVPDDAAQDAARDISEAVTGNPDSQAPGGDGPVGTVVRDSMDAIRMDFAEANQWVFYGMAIALGIGFLCALRHPGTRVTEETHTPDHQPTHH; encoded by the coding sequence ATGGCCGATATGAAGGAACGTTCCGGGCCGGGGCCTGCCGCATCCGGCCCCGCCGCGCCGCACCAGACCCTGGCTCTCGCGGCGATGTTGTTCGCCGTGTCGATGACCTTCATCGACCAGACGATCGTCGCCATCGCCGCCCCGAGCATCGTCGACGAACTCGACCTCTCCTCGTCGGGCATCCAGTGGGTGGTCAACGCCTATCTGCTCGCCCTGGCCGCGTTCTTCGCGCTCGGCGGCCGGCTCGCCGACATCCTCGGGCACCGCCGGATGATGGTGATCGGCACGCTGATCTTCGTCATCTCCTCCGTGCTCTGCGGCTGTGTCCCCGACGACAGCTTCGCCGTGAGCTGGCTGATCGTGTTCCGGGCCACCCAGGGCCTGGGCGCCGCGCTGATGTTCCCCGCCGCGCTCGCCGTCGTCGTCGCCGTCTTCCCGGTCGACAAGCGCGGCCGGGCGCTCGCCCTGTTCTTCGGGCTGTCCGGCGCCCTCACCGCGCTCGGCCCGCTGCTCGGCGGCTGGCTCACCGGCTGGACCTGGCGGGCGATCTTCTGGGTCAACGTGCCCGTCGCCATCATCGCCCTCGTCCTGACCGCCCTCGCCCACATCCCCCACCAGGCCCGCCGCGAACGTCTCGACCTGCCCGGCGCCGTCCTCGTCGCCCTCGGCATGGGCCTGAGCGTGCTCGGTCTGCAACAGGCCTCCGCCTGGGGCTGGAGCAGCTTCGCCACCTGGGCCTGCGTCATCGGCGGCCTCGCGGTCCTCGTGCTGTTCTGCGCCTACGAACTCCGTGTCGACGAACCGCTGATCAAGCTGCATGTCTTCCGTGACAAGGCGTTCGGCGTCGACGCGGCGGTCCTGTTCTTCGCGATGCTCGCCTTCGTCCCGCTGTTCTTCTTCGCCTCGGTGTACGCGCAGGTCTCGCTCAGCGCCTCGCCCAACCAGGCCGCGCTGTTCCTGCTGTACTTCTTCATCGGCTTCGCCATCGCCTCCCAGTGGGGCGGCCGGATCCTCGACAAACGCGGCGCCCGGCCGGCGCTGAAGCTGGGCACGGCCCTCGGCGCGGTCGGCTTCGCCCTGTGGGCCAACAAACTGACCGACCTCTCGATGCACGACCAGTGGCCCTACGTCGCCCTCGCCGGCGCCGGCATCGGCTTCCTGCTCGCGCCCGCCTCGACCGACGCGGTGAACCGCTCCCTCAACGCCTCGTACGGCGAGGTCACCGGCATCACCCAGACCGTGCGCAACTACGCGGCGGCCGTGGGCATGGCCGTGTACGGCACGATCCTGACGCATGTCACCACCGACAAGGTCGTCGAGACGCTGACGTCCAGGGGAGTGCCGGACGACGCGGCGCAGGACGCGGCCCGTGACATCTCCGAGGCGGTCACCGGCAACCCGGACAGCCAGGCACCGGGCGGGGACGGCCCCGTCGGCACGGTGGTGCGCGACTCGATGGACGCCATCCGCATGGACTTCGCCGAGGCCAACCAGTGGGTGTTCTACGGCATGGCCATCGCCCTCGGCATCGGCTTCCTGTGCGCCCTCCGCCACCCGGGCACCCGCGTCACCGAAGAGACCCACACCCCCGACCACCAACCCACCCACCACTGA